The Methanosarcina barkeri MS DNA window GAGTATTTCTCATTTTACAGCTCCATAAGGCAAAAGTTACGTTTTCTGAACCTCATTAAAAAAATTAATCCGAGTAAGGACACAGAATATTTCGAGATTTTCAAGCTAGAATTAGCCCGAAGTTCATCCTCTATATCTCATAACCTATACTCATTTTCGTTATTATTGCCTGTCATTTTCACATTTTCTTTTGAACTTGTTTTTACTTCACATCACAGAATTAACATATATAGGTTGCTAAAAAGTAGAAAAGTTTGATGTTAATCAACTTGAACCATGAGGCTTTTTAACTTATAAGGTCTAACTAATTGTCATAATTTGTTTTTACGTTTTAACGGTTTGTTTTTATGTTTTAATGAAAAATTTTTCATCAATATTACTGGACACCCTGAAAAAATAAAAAAGTCTCGTTAATTATTGCCACATAAAGTGAGCTAACGGTCTCGCCGAATGTTTGAGTATTCCCAGAAATAAACTCTTCTAATTGGGGTAGTAAATCAGTAATATACACCTTTAAAACTCAACCGTTTTACAGAAGGTAAAAAATATTTCAAGCGCATACGACAATCGAAGAGGCTCAGTAATATTTGAAACCGATGAAGGAATCCTGCTGGTGAGCAGTTCAGGCTCTTACTACAGGCTTCCCGGAGGAAGACCCAAGAAGGGGGAAGCTAGCATCGAAGCCGCAATCCGGGAACTTCGGGAAGAAACAGGGCTTCGGGCATACGATGTAAGATACCTTTTCAAGTTTCATGCGTCCAAGGTTTTCAAGATTAAGGCTAAAGGAGTGCCAGAACCAAGAAGTGAGATCCACCATTTTGCTTTTTTCAGGCCGGACAAGGAAATGAAGGTGCAGGTCTCTGAAAACACCCTCAAATTACTGGATATTTATTATGGGTTGAAAGAAAAGGAGAGTAAATAAGAATAAATAAGGTATCTTCTTCACATTTGAGTGGAAACTTCAATGATAGAAAATAAAATATGAAAAGCTTTGGCATACATTTCATTTTTAATTTCCATTTTTAATTTCATCTGGATTGATGTCCAGCGAAGCCAGAGATTGTTTTAAAGCTTCAAGTTCTATTTTTACTCAAAGTTTACTCCATGATATGATAAAGGAAAATGGAATAACTGATAAAGGAAGATGGAATAACTATTACATTTTGTCTGTGGTTAGAAATCCATTACTGCTTTTACCCATACAAGTTGAAGAGGATACAAGAGATATCATATTTGGGAGTTGTAATCTTAGCAGTAATAATGAAATTACAGGAAGTTTTGGGATAGAATCTTTAAAAATTCTCCGATTCATAAGAAATTTCCACGACCATTATCACTATTTTTTTGGAAAAATGAAAAAGATTGCTAATTATTATGGTTTTCAATAATTAACACCTGCACTTTAAGATAAATCTCTTAATTTGTCAAAATAAAAATAACAAATGCGCATAAAAATTTATATATTTTTTCAATTTTAAAATGTTAGAAAGATTGATATATCTGAATAATTGTTAATAAAATGATTATTTGTATTAAATATTAGATATAATTTGAAAAATCTTATGAGAAAGAACCCAAAAGATAACTGTCTAAAGGAGTCCCTCAGAAACGGGAATTAATTTGAGATATCTAGTTCGAATACACATTTGGTCACATTTTCTAAAACAGAATAATAATTATTTGAATTTACTTTTATTGGCAACACTCAGGTTCCTGTTAATTATTTGATAAGAACTGCTTATGCACAGATCTCTGGAAATTCTTTCTCTAATTGAAGTACGGGAGAAAGGTCAATGAATAGAAAACTAATTTTGATATTGTTAACTCTTATTCTGAGTAGTGGAGTCTGCCTGGCTGACAATTACGTC harbors:
- a CDS encoding NUDIX domain-containing protein, giving the protein MSSSGSYYRLPGGRPKKGEASIEAAIRELREETGLRAYDVRYLFKFHASKVFKIKAKGVPEPRSEIHHFAFFRPDKEMKVQVSENTLKLLDIYYGLKEKESK